In the genome of Hymenobacter cellulosivorans, one region contains:
- the ftsY gene encoding signal recognition particle-docking protein FtsY, whose product MGLFDFFKKDKGNKEQQESLDKGLEKSKTSFFEQLSKAVVGKATVDEAVLDDLESVLVHADVGIETTVKVIDRIEKRVARDKYVSTGELDRILREEIAGLLDGNSGATGSRAILDRADNTGQPFVIMVVGVNGVGKTTTIGKLAHRFHSAGKKVVLGAADTFRAAAVDQLIIWGQRVGVPVISHGMNTDPASVAYDAVQKGVEMGADVVIIDTAGRLHNKVNLMNELSKIKRVMQKVIPDAPHEVLLVLDGSTGQNAFLQAKEFTKATEVSALAITKLDGTAKGGVVIGISDQFNIPVRYIGVGEKMTDLQLFDRHTYVNSLFSKK is encoded by the coding sequence ATGGGACTTTTCGATTTCTTTAAGAAAGACAAGGGGAATAAGGAGCAGCAGGAGTCGCTGGATAAAGGGCTGGAGAAATCCAAAACCAGCTTCTTTGAGCAGCTCAGCAAGGCCGTGGTGGGTAAAGCTACCGTGGACGAAGCCGTGCTCGACGACCTGGAAAGCGTCCTGGTGCACGCCGACGTGGGCATCGAAACCACGGTGAAGGTTATTGACCGCATCGAAAAGCGCGTAGCCCGCGACAAGTACGTAAGCACCGGCGAGCTGGACCGCATCCTGCGCGAGGAGATTGCCGGCCTGCTCGATGGCAACAGCGGAGCCACCGGCTCCCGGGCCATCCTCGACCGAGCCGACAACACCGGCCAGCCCTTCGTGATTATGGTAGTGGGCGTGAACGGCGTGGGCAAAACCACGACCATTGGCAAGCTCGCCCACCGCTTCCACTCGGCCGGAAAGAAGGTGGTGCTCGGCGCCGCCGATACCTTCCGCGCCGCCGCCGTCGACCAGCTCATCATCTGGGGTCAGCGCGTGGGCGTGCCGGTTATTTCGCATGGTATGAACACGGACCCCGCTTCCGTAGCCTACGACGCGGTGCAGAAAGGCGTGGAAATGGGAGCCGACGTGGTCATTATCGACACGGCCGGCCGTTTGCACAACAAGGTGAACCTGATGAACGAGCTCAGCAAGATCAAGCGGGTGATGCAGAAGGTCATTCCGGATGCGCCCCATGAGGTACTGCTGGTGCTCGACGGCAGCACCGGCCAGAACGCCTTTTTGCAAGCCAAGGAATTTACCAAAGCCACCGAGGTGTCGGCCCTGGCCATTACCAAGCTCGACGGCACGGCCAAGGGCGGCGTCGTAATCGGCATCTCCGACCAGTTCAACATTCCGGTGCGCTACATCGGGGTGGGGGAGAAGATGACCGATTTGCAGCTCTTCGACCGGCATACGTACGTCAACTCCCTGTTTTCGAAAAAGTAA
- the bshC gene encoding bacillithiol biosynthesis cysteine-adding enzyme BshC: protein MPLHHLSYAATGAFSSFLADYISQKSELQPYYHRFPRLEEFAVQITEKQAAYSAEARQRLVAALHEQYQSLNDLNPAVAANLELLGQDTTFTVTTGHQLNLLTGPLYFIYKIVTTLKLSRQLKQQYPQYDFVPVYWMATEDHDFAEINHFHLFGKKHEWNSERVGGPVGRMSLDGLSEQILDQLPADVPAAFREAYQAGATLTEATRHLVHALFGQYGLVSIDGDSAALKQALVPVLEREIREQASNKAVQATNAQLEAAGYKPQVYSRPLNLFFLTSEGKRERIEQEGDCYAIRNTELCYTQDELLELARTQPECFSPNVVLRPLYQEILLPNLCYIGGGAEVAYWFQLKQVFADNQVPFPMLLLRNSALYLGKAHAGKLRKLGLTPADIFRPLPELKKQVGATLGQEEISLRDQQQAIAAAFQQITELAQRLDPTLVKTVAAEAQKTAGGVAGLEKRLSKAAEAKHETAYSQLTAVKEKLFPGGDLQERVDNVLSILINNPEFINQLLDGFEPLALEFAIVEEA, encoded by the coding sequence ATGCCCCTGCATCATCTTAGCTACGCCGCCACGGGCGCCTTTTCGTCCTTTCTAGCCGATTATATAAGTCAGAAATCCGAACTGCAGCCCTACTACCACCGTTTCCCGCGGCTGGAGGAGTTTGCCGTCCAAATAACCGAGAAGCAGGCGGCCTATTCGGCCGAGGCCCGGCAACGGCTGGTAGCGGCCCTGCACGAGCAGTACCAGAGCCTAAACGACCTCAACCCGGCCGTAGCGGCCAACCTGGAGCTGCTGGGCCAGGACACGACTTTTACCGTCACCACCGGCCACCAGCTCAACCTGCTCACCGGGCCGCTGTACTTCATCTACAAGATTGTCACGACCTTGAAGCTGAGCCGGCAGCTCAAGCAGCAGTACCCGCAGTACGACTTCGTGCCGGTGTACTGGATGGCCACCGAAGACCACGACTTCGCCGAAATCAACCACTTTCACCTCTTCGGTAAAAAGCACGAGTGGAATAGTGAGCGGGTGGGTGGGCCTGTGGGCCGCATGAGCCTGGATGGCCTGTCGGAGCAGATTCTGGACCAGCTGCCCGCCGACGTGCCGGCCGCTTTTCGCGAAGCCTACCAGGCCGGCGCTACCCTTACCGAAGCCACCCGCCACCTGGTACACGCCCTGTTTGGGCAGTACGGGCTGGTCAGCATCGACGGCGACAGTGCCGCGCTGAAGCAGGCTCTGGTACCGGTGCTGGAGCGCGAAATCCGGGAGCAGGCGTCCAACAAAGCCGTGCAGGCTACCAACGCCCAGCTCGAGGCGGCGGGCTACAAGCCCCAGGTGTATTCGCGGCCCCTCAACCTGTTTTTCCTGACCTCGGAAGGCAAGCGGGAGCGAATCGAGCAGGAAGGCGACTGTTACGCCATCCGCAATACCGAACTTTGCTACACCCAGGACGAACTGCTGGAGCTGGCCCGCACCCAGCCCGAGTGCTTTAGCCCCAACGTGGTGCTGCGGCCTCTGTACCAGGAAATTCTGCTGCCCAACCTGTGTTACATTGGAGGCGGGGCGGAAGTGGCCTACTGGTTTCAGCTTAAGCAGGTGTTTGCCGACAACCAGGTACCGTTTCCGATGCTACTGCTGCGCAACTCGGCCCTCTACCTGGGCAAGGCCCACGCCGGCAAGCTGCGCAAGCTGGGGCTCACGCCCGCCGATATTTTTCGGCCCCTGCCCGAGCTCAAAAAGCAGGTGGGCGCCACCCTGGGCCAGGAGGAAATCAGCCTGCGGGACCAGCAGCAAGCCATTGCCGCCGCGTTCCAGCAAATTACCGAGCTGGCCCAGCGCCTCGACCCGACTTTGGTGAAAACCGTGGCCGCCGAAGCCCAGAAAACGGCCGGTGGCGTGGCCGGCCTGGAAAAGCGCCTGAGCAAGGCCGCCGAAGCCAAGCACGAAACGGCTTATTCCCAGCTCACGGCCGTCAAGGAAAAGCTCTTTCCCGGCGGCGACCTGCAGGAGCGCGTCGACAATGTGCTGTCCATTCTGATCAACAACCCGGAATTCATCAACCAGCTGCTGGACGGCTTCGAGCCCCTGGCTCTGGAGTTTGCCATTGTGGAGGAAGCGTAG
- a CDS encoding aminopeptidase P family protein: protein MLYSLLSKSPRVFLTVALTVSLAGLSSEVRAQRTTAAERPTDFLDPAFHRQRRELLRQALPARSVAVLFAAPVRNRANDVDYIYHQDPDFYYLTGYTEPHAVLVLFKEPQTIGGQSGVTEALFTQPRDPQRESWTGRRLGAEGAKQQLKLQYTADNKAFAESGIKWADFGQVLFLDLPADVRDEARDPADLYNLVADFRRLAGVPADYSPTVSELRSLIERAGLANAANLLPYIEAQSKALPAVAADSYIQAYRKATTDAERQKAIANKPAAGRFDGSTVGEVLSRLREIKTPEEIKLLRRAVQISATGQLEVMKALRPDMSENAVQGIHEYVYRTYGAEFEGYPSIVGAGANGCILHYETNDKPRLGNDLILMDCGAEYHGYSADVTRTAPPSGKFSPAQRQIYELVLAAQDAAFKECKPGSEFQGPHKAAQQVINDGLIKLGIIKEAAEARRYFPHGTSHYLGLDVHDRGTYQPLQPGVVITVEPGIYIPANSPCDPKWWNIGVRIEDDILITKSGYENLSADAPRTVAEIESAMAKSSVLDNFKLPVLK from the coding sequence ATGCTCTATTCGCTTCTGTCTAAATCGCCCCGGGTATTCCTAACTGTCGCCCTGACGGTTTCACTGGCTGGCCTGTCGTCGGAAGTTCGCGCTCAGCGTACTACCGCTGCCGAACGTCCCACTGATTTTCTGGACCCCGCATTTCACCGGCAACGGAGAGAGCTGCTGCGCCAAGCGCTGCCGGCCCGCTCCGTTGCCGTTTTGTTTGCGGCCCCCGTCCGCAACCGGGCCAACGACGTGGACTATATCTACCACCAAGATCCGGATTTCTACTACCTGACGGGCTACACTGAGCCCCACGCCGTGCTGGTGCTTTTCAAGGAGCCCCAGACCATCGGCGGGCAGAGCGGCGTCACGGAGGCCCTGTTTACCCAGCCCCGCGACCCGCAGCGCGAGTCCTGGACCGGCCGCCGTCTTGGGGCTGAAGGAGCCAAGCAGCAACTCAAGCTTCAGTATACCGCCGACAACAAAGCCTTTGCCGAATCGGGCATCAAGTGGGCCGACTTCGGCCAGGTGCTCTTCCTGGACTTACCCGCCGATGTGCGCGACGAAGCCCGGGACCCGGCCGACCTTTACAACCTCGTAGCCGACTTCCGCCGCCTGGCGGGCGTACCGGCCGACTACAGTCCGACCGTAAGTGAGCTGCGCAGCCTGATTGAGCGGGCCGGGCTGGCCAATGCAGCCAATCTGCTGCCCTACATTGAGGCCCAAAGCAAGGCCCTGCCGGCCGTGGCCGCCGATTCGTACATCCAGGCTTACCGCAAAGCCACCACCGATGCCGAGCGGCAGAAAGCCATTGCCAACAAGCCGGCTGCCGGCCGTTTCGATGGCTCTACCGTGGGCGAAGTGCTTAGCCGGCTGCGCGAAATCAAGACCCCTGAGGAAATCAAACTGCTACGCCGCGCCGTCCAGATTTCGGCCACCGGCCAGCTGGAAGTAATGAAGGCCCTGCGGCCCGATATGTCGGAAAACGCTGTGCAAGGCATTCACGAGTACGTGTACCGCACCTACGGCGCCGAGTTTGAGGGCTACCCCAGCATTGTGGGAGCGGGGGCCAATGGCTGCATCCTGCACTATGAAACCAACGACAAGCCCCGCCTCGGCAACGACTTGATTTTGATGGACTGCGGGGCCGAATACCACGGCTACTCCGCCGACGTGACCCGCACGGCCCCGCCCAGCGGCAAGTTTTCCCCGGCTCAGCGCCAGATCTACGAGCTGGTGCTGGCCGCCCAGGACGCGGCCTTCAAGGAGTGCAAGCCCGGCAGCGAGTTTCAGGGCCCGCACAAAGCCGCCCAGCAGGTTATCAACGACGGCCTGATCAAGCTCGGCATCATCAAGGAGGCCGCCGAGGCCCGCCGGTATTTCCCCCACGGCACCAGCCACTACCTGGGTCTCGACGTGCACGACCGGGGTACCTACCAGCCCCTGCAGCCGGGTGTCGTCATCACTGTGGAGCCGGGCATCTACATTCCGGCGAACAGCCCCTGCGACCCGAAATGGTGGAATATCGGCGTCCGGATTGAAGATGATATCCTGATTACTAAGTCGGGCTACGAAAATTTGTCGGCCGATGCCCCGCGCACAGTGGCCGAAATTGAGTCGGCAATGGCCAAATCCAGCGTGCTGGACAATTTCAAGCTGCCGGTTTTGAAGTAG
- a CDS encoding DUF2314 domain-containing protein, protein MWSSRAVFLSLLLPGAGLPALAQQALPDKPVSIITNAEAGSVDPAQSMALFDQLIAKPMKEALRTLPQAKKRFSAGLKPGETFYLTTRVVDADGTFEQVFVQVTQWEDTYVQGTIANTLQTVRDYTTGQTLEFTTKAVYDWTIMRADGSEEGNYVGKFLDIQNRLDRLGE, encoded by the coding sequence ATGTGGTCATCCCGCGCCGTTTTTCTGTCATTACTGCTGCCGGGCGCGGGCTTGCCGGCTTTGGCTCAGCAGGCTCTCCCCGACAAGCCAGTAAGCATCATTACGAATGCCGAAGCCGGCTCGGTTGACCCAGCCCAGTCCATGGCCTTGTTTGACCAGCTGATTGCCAAGCCTATGAAAGAGGCCTTGCGCACCCTGCCCCAGGCTAAAAAACGGTTTTCGGCGGGTCTGAAGCCCGGTGAAACGTTCTACCTAACAACCCGCGTGGTGGACGCTGACGGCACGTTTGAGCAGGTGTTTGTGCAAGTGACGCAGTGGGAAGACACCTACGTGCAGGGCACTATTGCCAACACGTTGCAAACCGTGCGTGACTACACCACCGGCCAGACCCTGGAGTTTACCACCAAGGCCGTCTACGACTGGACCATTATGCGGGCCGATGGCTCGGAAGAGGGCAACTACGTGGGCAAGTTTCTGGATATTCAGAACCGGTTGGACCGGCTGGGCGAGTAA
- the rimO gene encoding 30S ribosomal protein S12 methylthiotransferase RimO, giving the protein MKVRSQLANKVNVITLGCSKNLVDSEVLMGQLQANNFQVTHEADKSDANIVIINTCGFIDNAKQESIDTILRYADEKEAGRLDKLYVTGCLSQRYKDDLEVEIPQVDAYFGTLELPQLMKTLEADYKHELVGERLITTPRHYAYFKIAEGCNRPCSFCAIPLMRGKHVDRTIEDLVKEAKRLASMGTKELILIAQDLTYYGLEKYGERKLADLLRNLSDVNGIDWIRLQYAYPSQFPLDALDVMMERPNICKYLDMPLQHISDNMLKTMRRGISKRRTVELVDTIRQRVPDIALRTTLIAGHPGETQQDFEELYDFVEQTRFERLGIFTYSHEDNTHSYTLEDNVPADVKQDRADQIMELQQGISMELNEQKVGNVYKVLFDRKESGYYVGRTEFDSPEVDNEVLVPATPDTYVSLGGFANVQITDASDFDLYGKLV; this is encoded by the coding sequence ATGAAAGTAAGAAGCCAGCTGGCCAATAAAGTCAACGTCATTACCCTGGGCTGTTCCAAAAACCTCGTCGATTCGGAGGTGCTGATGGGACAACTGCAGGCCAATAACTTCCAGGTAACCCACGAGGCTGACAAGAGCGACGCCAACATCGTGATTATCAACACCTGCGGCTTTATCGACAACGCCAAGCAGGAAAGCATCGACACCATCCTGCGCTACGCCGACGAGAAGGAAGCCGGCCGCCTGGATAAGCTCTACGTGACGGGCTGCCTCTCGCAGCGCTACAAGGACGACCTGGAGGTGGAAATTCCGCAGGTAGATGCCTATTTCGGCACCCTGGAATTGCCCCAGCTGATGAAAACCCTGGAGGCCGACTATAAGCACGAGCTGGTGGGTGAGCGGCTCATTACCACGCCCCGACACTACGCCTACTTCAAAATTGCCGAAGGCTGCAACCGTCCCTGCTCGTTCTGCGCCATCCCACTGATGCGCGGCAAGCACGTGGACCGCACCATCGAAGACCTGGTGAAGGAAGCCAAGCGCCTGGCCTCAATGGGCACCAAGGAGCTGATTCTCATTGCCCAGGACCTGACCTACTACGGCCTAGAGAAGTACGGGGAGCGGAAACTGGCTGACCTGCTGCGCAACCTTTCCGACGTGAACGGCATCGACTGGATCCGGCTGCAGTACGCCTACCCCTCGCAGTTCCCGCTGGACGCCCTGGACGTGATGATGGAGCGCCCCAACATCTGCAAGTACCTGGATATGCCCCTGCAGCATATCAGCGACAATATGCTCAAGACCATGCGCCGCGGCATCAGCAAGCGCCGCACGGTGGAGCTGGTGGACACCATCCGGCAGCGGGTGCCCGATATTGCCTTGCGCACCACGCTGATTGCCGGTCACCCCGGTGAAACCCAGCAGGATTTCGAGGAGCTTTACGACTTCGTGGAGCAAACCCGCTTTGAGCGCCTGGGTATCTTCACTTACTCGCACGAGGACAATACCCACTCCTACACGCTGGAAGACAACGTGCCCGCCGACGTAAAGCAGGACCGTGCCGACCAGATTATGGAGCTGCAGCAGGGTATTTCGATGGAGCTCAACGAGCAGAAAGTCGGCAACGTCTACAAAGTGCTGTTCGACCGCAAGGAAAGCGGCTACTACGTGGGCCGCACCGAGTTCGACTCGCCCGAGGTAGACAACGAAGTGCTAGTGCCGGCCACGCCCGATACCTACGTGTCGCTCGGCGGCTTTGCCAACGTGCAAATCACCGATGCCTCCGACTTCGACCTGTACGGCAAGCTGGTGTAG
- the rpmB gene encoding 50S ribosomal protein L28: MARVCDLTGKRTRVGNNVSHANNKTKRKFYPNLQKKRFYIPEEDSWVTLKVATSTIRTINKNGIMSVLKKAKEQGFIVY, translated from the coding sequence ATGGCACGAGTTTGTGATCTGACCGGCAAGCGTACCCGCGTAGGCAACAACGTTTCGCACGCCAACAACAAAACGAAGCGCAAGTTCTATCCGAACCTGCAGAAGAAGCGTTTCTACATCCCCGAGGAAGATTCCTGGGTTACGTTGAAAGTAGCTACCAGCACTATCCGCACCATCAACAAGAACGGCATCATGTCGGTCCTGAAGAAGGCAAAAGAGCAGGGCTTCATCGTTTACTAG
- a CDS encoding acyltransferase family protein: protein MPIAYETSAPVVPAAGPARLDSFLSQKLRFWSLVAMVLLVYVHAYNLHSRYLQPWTPVDEPLSVSAFLQYFLANGLLRFRIPILFAISGYLFALHDSRAPHKVRVKRRVQTLLVPYLLWSAFGLGLTWALEQYPPTRQLVLAAELSVFGPTNPLVSGYSPSELLLRWLLLPVPFQLWFLRSLLVYNLAYPWLRKAVLAAPKVYFSVAGLLWLLEISVPPLLEGTGLVFFALGIWLQKRELNLLTPPRWLRPGWLAVVWLAVLGVKTYLAFASDHPPFIPMLLLHRAGEVLGVVVMWFGTDALVRRAMRQRWFVWLTSFSFMIYAVHVPLVNYATEAALRQWPGQNLLIYLLLPLAVVALAVLLGAGLRRLLPGAYGVLTGGRGL, encoded by the coding sequence ATGCCGATTGCCTACGAAACTTCCGCTCCGGTGGTGCCCGCCGCCGGGCCCGCCCGCCTCGATTCTTTTCTCAGCCAGAAGCTGCGGTTCTGGTCGTTGGTGGCCATGGTGCTGCTCGTGTACGTGCACGCCTACAACCTGCACTCCCGCTACCTGCAGCCCTGGACGCCGGTGGACGAGCCCCTATCGGTGAGTGCTTTTCTGCAGTATTTCCTGGCCAATGGGTTGTTGCGCTTCCGCATCCCGATTCTGTTTGCTATTTCCGGCTACCTGTTTGCCCTGCACGATAGTCGGGCCCCGCATAAGGTGCGGGTGAAGCGCCGGGTGCAGACGCTGCTGGTGCCTTACCTGCTCTGGAGTGCCTTCGGGCTGGGCCTGACCTGGGCCCTGGAGCAGTACCCGCCGACCCGACAACTGGTGCTAGCGGCCGAGTTGAGCGTATTTGGGCCCACTAATCCATTGGTGAGTGGGTATAGTCCGAGCGAGCTGCTACTGCGCTGGCTGCTGCTACCGGTACCCTTTCAACTCTGGTTTCTGCGCAGCCTGCTGGTGTATAACCTGGCTTACCCCTGGCTGCGCAAGGCCGTGCTGGCGGCCCCGAAAGTATATTTTAGCGTGGCCGGGTTGCTCTGGCTGCTCGAAATCAGCGTGCCGCCGCTGCTGGAGGGCACCGGGCTGGTGTTCTTTGCCCTGGGTATCTGGCTGCAAAAGCGCGAGCTAAACCTGCTTACGCCGCCCCGCTGGCTGCGACCGGGCTGGCTGGCGGTAGTCTGGCTGGCGGTGCTGGGCGTGAAAACCTACCTGGCCTTCGCCTCCGACCACCCGCCGTTTATTCCGATGCTCTTGCTGCACCGGGCTGGTGAGGTCCTGGGCGTAGTCGTTATGTGGTTTGGCACCGATGCCTTGGTGCGCAGGGCCATGCGGCAGCGATGGTTTGTCTGGCTTACCAGCTTCTCCTTCATGATTTACGCCGTGCACGTGCCACTGGTAAACTATGCCACGGAGGCAGCCCTGCGGCAGTGGCCCGGGCAGAACCTGCTGATTTACTTGCTGCTGCCCCTGGCTGTGGTGGCGCTGGCCGTGCTACTAGGAGCCGGGCTGCGCCGCCTGTTGCCGGGCGCGTACGGCGTGCTGACCGGTGGCCGGGGCTTGTAG
- a CDS encoding DUF4295 domain-containing protein codes for MAKKVVATLKVAGGKDWAKVIRAVKSPKTGAYTFREEMVPVDKVQEFIASGTK; via the coding sequence ATGGCTAAGAAAGTAGTAGCAACCCTGAAAGTAGCAGGCGGCAAAGACTGGGCAAAAGTCATCCGCGCTGTAAAGTCGCCTAAAACCGGCGCTTACACCTTCCGCGAGGAGATGGTACCCGTAGACAAAGTGCAGGAGTTTATTGCTTCCGGCACGAAGTAA
- a CDS encoding LEA type 2 family protein, protein MATHSSSRRHPGLWILLLLVLLGAGAFLYFRSDKGKEVLADKGKELLPTLENATMTVGNITPDELQAQMKVDLRNNMPITLKVDSFSYVTKVDGAELAHGAKDRATVLHGDSVSHLTVPMSVDLSKVKDKIKTSQQDCVDVQMVMTLFTTLPVAGSQKIPVKVTKRVYVPKMPKIEVADIDVEHLGLKNGEATVTLKVTNYNPFPFTIRQVKYNFSVSDDMQVQGVEEKDVSFRKKGTEMMPIHVRFEPKSMPKVAFKTLFKAEKTPYKLDGHVVVAAGNNNPKDMTMNFSSNGNLQDLKNIPKKGDDK, encoded by the coding sequence ATGGCTACGCATTCTTCTTCCCGCCGCCACCCCGGCCTCTGGATTCTGTTACTACTGGTGCTGCTTGGCGCTGGCGCTTTCCTGTATTTCCGCTCCGATAAGGGCAAGGAGGTCTTGGCCGACAAAGGCAAGGAGCTGCTGCCCACCCTGGAAAATGCCACCATGACCGTAGGCAATATCACGCCCGATGAGCTGCAGGCCCAGATGAAGGTGGATTTACGCAACAACATGCCCATCACGCTCAAGGTCGACAGCTTCAGTTACGTCACCAAAGTTGATGGGGCCGAGCTGGCCCATGGCGCCAAAGACCGCGCTACCGTCCTCCACGGCGACTCGGTCAGCCACCTCACCGTACCCATGTCCGTGGATTTGAGCAAGGTCAAAGACAAAATCAAAACCAGCCAGCAGGACTGCGTCGACGTGCAGATGGTCATGACCCTGTTTACGACGTTGCCCGTGGCCGGCTCCCAGAAGATTCCGGTGAAAGTCACCAAACGGGTGTACGTGCCCAAAATGCCCAAAATAGAGGTAGCCGATATTGACGTGGAGCACCTGGGCCTGAAAAACGGCGAGGCCACCGTGACGCTCAAGGTGACTAACTACAACCCGTTTCCCTTCACGATTCGGCAGGTGAAGTACAATTTCAGCGTCAGCGACGATATGCAGGTGCAGGGCGTGGAAGAAAAGGACGTGTCGTTCCGCAAAAAGGGCACCGAGATGATGCCGATTCATGTGCGCTTCGAGCCGAAAAGCATGCCCAAAGTAGCATTTAAGACCCTTTTTAAGGCCGAAAAAACGCCTTATAAGCTAGATGGACACGTGGTAGTAGCGGCCGGCAACAACAATCCTAAAGACATGACTATGAACTTCAGCAGCAACGGCAACCTGCAGGATTTGAAAAACATACCCAAGAAGGGCGACGACAAATAA
- a CDS encoding carboxypeptidase-like regulatory domain-containing protein: protein MSTYSLRTILLLPALLTALTSQAQTITGTILDAKTHEPLPYVNIGVLHKGVGTVADDKGTYHLPVGPTHATDTVRVSSLGFRPRLLRVQELRQQPTVELSPEAVVLREVKVKAKGLYKHTRVLGFKKPDGNGTLTMTSDDLGTEIGSVINLKSKPTRLVNANFSVAYNHSGPLTFRVNIYRLLPDGRPSEEKLLHRDVIVTSSVEKGTISVDLAPDQLILDEDFMLALEWIKGPEKAKVKSQLAFVAGLGYANNDLYLRKTSQATWERASAGAVLAGMQPKISFYVTAQD from the coding sequence GTGTCTACTTATTCTCTGCGTACAATTCTGCTGTTACCGGCTTTGCTGACCGCGCTGACCAGCCAGGCTCAAACCATTACCGGTACCATCCTCGACGCCAAGACCCACGAGCCACTACCCTACGTCAACATCGGGGTGCTGCATAAGGGTGTCGGCACGGTGGCCGACGATAAGGGTACCTACCACCTGCCCGTCGGCCCGACCCATGCCACCGACACCGTGCGGGTATCGAGCCTGGGGTTCCGGCCCCGGCTGCTGCGGGTGCAGGAGCTGCGCCAGCAGCCCACCGTGGAGCTGAGCCCGGAGGCGGTGGTGCTGCGCGAGGTGAAGGTCAAGGCCAAGGGCCTGTATAAGCATACCCGAGTTCTGGGCTTCAAAAAGCCGGATGGGAATGGCACGCTGACGATGACCTCGGATGATCTGGGCACGGAAATCGGCTCAGTTATCAACCTGAAAAGCAAGCCAACCCGGCTGGTGAATGCCAATTTCAGCGTGGCCTATAACCACAGCGGGCCGCTCACTTTCCGGGTCAACATCTACCGGCTGCTACCCGACGGCCGGCCCTCGGAAGAAAAGCTACTGCACCGCGACGTTATTGTTACCTCCAGCGTTGAAAAAGGGACTATCAGCGTCGATTTGGCGCCGGATCAGCTGATCTTGGATGAGGACTTTATGCTGGCCCTGGAATGGATTAAAGGTCCGGAGAAGGCCAAGGTGAAGTCGCAGCTGGCCTTCGTGGCAGGCCTGGGCTACGCCAATAATGACTTGTACCTGCGCAAAACCAGTCAGGCCACCTGGGAGCGGGCCTCGGCAGGGGCCGTGCTGGCGGGTATGCAGCCTAAGATCAGCTTTTACGTAACCGCTCAGGACTAA
- the rpmG gene encoding 50S ribosomal protein L33, which produces MAKKGNRVQVILECTEHKNSGMPGTSRYITTKNRKNTPERVELKKFNPVLKKMTVHKEIK; this is translated from the coding sequence ATGGCTAAGAAAGGAAACCGGGTGCAGGTAATCCTGGAGTGCACCGAGCACAAGAACTCGGGTATGCCGGGCACCTCGCGCTACATTACCACCAAGAACCGTAAGAATACGCCTGAGCGTGTTGAGTTGAAGAAGTTCAACCCCGTGCTCAAGAAAATGACCGTCCACAAGGAAATCAAGTAA
- a CDS encoding DUF5522 domain-containing protein yields the protein MALQPQPLQPGDYYLTPEGFMVFTEQYHLRRGFCCKSRCRHCPWGFSRAGKAVPQAPDKG from the coding sequence ATGGCACTCCAACCGCAACCCCTGCAGCCGGGCGACTATTACCTGACCCCAGAAGGTTTTATGGTCTTTACTGAACAATATCATTTGCGCCGCGGATTCTGCTGTAAAAGCCGCTGCCGGCACTGCCCGTGGGGTTTTTCCCGCGCTGGTAAGGCCGTTCCCCAAGCGCCAGACAAGGGCTAA